A region of candidate division WOR-3 bacterium DNA encodes the following proteins:
- a CDS encoding Hsp20/alpha crystallin family protein, protein MPKKSEDKEKHSLVIRFIDDIEGIVEEFFDFPTIDTGFTFEPPVDILETDDTIYFVMEVPGVTQNDLNIAVGPSTIIVQGIKRPPDFLPAGASFYNLEIAYGNFRKRVLLPCRIETQPVRVALKNGLLMMQFRKYQKQIRTIKIE, encoded by the coding sequence ATGCCCAAGAAGTCTGAAGATAAAGAAAAGCATTCTTTAGTCATTCGTTTTATTGATGATATTGAAGGAATCGTTGAAGAGTTCTTCGATTTTCCGACAATTGATACCGGTTTTACCTTTGAGCCACCAGTTGATATTCTGGAAACTGATGATACGATTTATTTCGTAATGGAAGTTCCGGGAGTTACGCAAAATGACTTAAATATTGCGGTTGGACCATCAACTATAATTGTTCAAGGAATCAAACGTCCTCCGGATTTTTTACCTGCAGGCGCCAGTTTTTATAATCTGGAAATTGCTTATGGTAATTTTCGGAAACGAGTTTTATTACCTTGTCGGATTGAAACTCAGCCTGTGCGGGTCGCACTTAAAAACGGCTTATTAATGATGCAGTTTAGAAAATATCAGAAACAAATTCGAACCATCAAAATTGAGTAA